The Streptomyces albofaciens JCM 4342 genome has a segment encoding these proteins:
- a CDS encoding TetR/AcrR family transcriptional regulator, with the protein MTSSASGTIHPRERLLNIAGKLFYANGIHTVGVEQLVREAGVTRATFYRHFGGKEGLVIAYLQERDARVKRAVEAILRAHRGRDALLEIVAMIADSILRPEFRGCGFLNAAAEYPDPRHHVRRCVAEHRDWFRGVLRDVARDAGHPDPDRAARALMVLRDGAMAAGYLDDQHEVARTLREAAESILDA; encoded by the coding sequence ATGACTTCGAGCGCCAGTGGGACGATCCATCCGCGTGAGCGGCTGCTGAACATCGCGGGAAAGCTGTTCTACGCGAACGGAATCCACACCGTGGGAGTCGAACAACTCGTACGGGAGGCAGGTGTCACCCGGGCCACCTTCTACCGTCATTTCGGCGGCAAGGAGGGTCTGGTGATCGCCTATCTGCAGGAGCGGGACGCCCGGGTGAAGCGGGCGGTGGAGGCCATCCTCCGTGCGCACCGGGGGCGCGACGCCCTGCTGGAGATCGTCGCCATGATCGCCGACAGCATTCTGCGGCCGGAGTTCCGCGGCTGCGGATTCCTCAACGCCGCCGCCGAGTACCCCGATCCACGGCATCACGTACGCCGCTGCGTGGCCGAGCACCGCGACTGGTTCCGCGGCGTCCTGCGCGATGTCGCACGCGACGCCGGTCACCCCGACCCGGACCGGGCGGCGCGGGCGCTCATGGTGCTGCGCGACGGAGCGATGGCGGCCGGATACCTCGACGACCAGCACGAGGTCGCCCGCACACTGCGCGAGGCCGCCGAAAGCATCCTGGACGCCTGA
- a CDS encoding CGNR zinc finger domain-containing protein, translating to MNLDHVFVCGHPALDFAATLRARRSLRFEMFATPDRLDAWYVESGIVDFVAPSRPSDVERAKAVREAVYELITARRLGEAFGDPALEVLNGAARKPAAAPQLTRAGRRTDATSQEALSAVARQAVELLSGPDVPLLKECGNPECTRVYIDRSRGMRRHWCGMESCGNKIKAAAYRARKKSAPATADS from the coding sequence GTGAATCTCGATCACGTCTTCGTCTGCGGACATCCGGCCCTCGACTTCGCCGCGACGCTCCGGGCCCGGCGCTCCCTGCGCTTCGAGATGTTCGCGACGCCGGACCGGCTGGACGCGTGGTACGTGGAGTCCGGGATCGTGGACTTTGTCGCGCCCAGCCGGCCGTCCGACGTCGAGCGTGCGAAGGCCGTACGGGAAGCGGTCTACGAGCTGATCACCGCACGCCGCCTCGGCGAGGCCTTCGGCGACCCCGCCCTGGAGGTGCTCAACGGGGCCGCCCGCAAACCCGCCGCGGCCCCGCAGCTCACCAGGGCCGGGCGCCGGACCGACGCCACCTCGCAGGAGGCGCTGTCCGCCGTGGCCCGGCAGGCGGTGGAGCTGCTGAGCGGCCCGGACGTGCCGCTGCTCAAGGAGTGCGGCAACCCCGAGTGCACCCGCGTCTACATCGACCGCTCGCGGGGCATGCGGCGGCACTGGTGCGGCATGGAGTCGTGCGGCAACAAGATCAAGGCCGCTGCGTACCGGGCGCGGAAGAAGAGCGCGCCCGCGACGGCCGACAGCTGA
- a CDS encoding ABC-F family ATP-binding cassette domain-containing protein, giving the protein MPRPALLAHDLVRTLGTRRVLDGVSLTAAPGHRVGLIGENGVGKSTLLRLLAGVDTPDAGYVTRPHDLGFLHQEMPFAGDATIARVLDDALREARADLAELDRLSRLLADTPEDRPAYAELLAAYGQRLEQAQKRGAWDADRRAAVVLDGLGLGGIAHDRTLGSLSGGQRGRLALAALLVRRPAALLLDEPTNHLDDEAAVFVESRLRELPGVVVAASHDRAFLDAVCTELIDLDPAMDGPVRFGGNYSAYQAEKRDERERWERRYAEEQEELEALRRSAGVTAHRVAPDRGRRDNEKMGYGHRAGRVQQQISRRVRNATRRLEELERTRVGEPPRPLRLRVAAVAVEQAKAETLEADGTAEANGTALALESDGTAKAGEPAGPVETVEPRDALVALRDVCVPDRLQLAHLDISSGDRLLVTGDNGAGKSTLLSLLAGRLRAEGGVRRRPGLSVGLLAQDTTFERPDRTVRDTYTYALGAERAEAVPLASLGLLHAADLGKPVGQLSVGQRRRLALALLVARPPHLLLLDEPTNHLSPRLCDELEDALGAGPGTIVVASHDRWLRGRWNGRRLHLRSGRAHSDEIGEAPPRRRPPHL; this is encoded by the coding sequence ATGCCCCGACCAGCTCTGCTCGCCCACGACCTCGTCCGCACGCTGGGGACCCGACGGGTCCTGGACGGCGTCTCCCTCACCGCCGCACCCGGCCACCGCGTCGGGCTGATCGGCGAGAACGGTGTCGGCAAGTCGACACTGCTGCGCCTGCTCGCGGGCGTCGACACACCCGACGCCGGTTACGTCACCCGCCCGCACGACCTGGGCTTCCTGCACCAGGAGATGCCGTTCGCCGGTGACGCGACGATCGCCCGGGTGCTGGACGACGCCCTCCGGGAAGCCCGCGCCGACCTGGCCGAACTCGACCGGCTCAGCCGGCTGCTCGCCGACACCCCCGAGGACCGCCCCGCCTACGCCGAGCTGCTGGCGGCGTACGGGCAGCGGCTCGAACAGGCCCAGAAACGCGGGGCCTGGGACGCCGACCGCCGGGCCGCGGTCGTCCTCGACGGGCTCGGGCTCGGCGGCATCGCGCACGACCGGACGCTCGGCTCCCTGTCCGGCGGGCAGCGCGGCCGCCTCGCCCTGGCCGCGCTCCTCGTACGCCGCCCGGCGGCCCTCCTCCTGGACGAGCCGACCAACCACCTCGACGACGAAGCGGCCGTCTTCGTGGAAAGCCGGCTCCGGGAACTGCCCGGGGTCGTCGTGGCGGCGAGCCACGACCGGGCGTTCCTCGACGCCGTCTGTACGGAACTGATCGATCTCGATCCGGCCATGGACGGTCCCGTGCGCTTCGGCGGCAACTACAGCGCCTACCAGGCGGAGAAGCGCGATGAACGCGAGCGCTGGGAGCGCAGATACGCCGAGGAGCAGGAGGAGCTGGAGGCCCTGCGCCGTTCGGCGGGGGTGACCGCGCACCGCGTCGCCCCGGACCGCGGGCGGCGGGACAACGAGAAAATGGGCTACGGCCACCGGGCGGGCCGGGTCCAGCAGCAGATCTCCCGGCGGGTGCGCAACGCCACCCGCCGGCTCGAAGAACTGGAGCGGACGCGGGTGGGCGAGCCGCCGCGACCGTTGCGGCTGCGAGTTGCGGCGGTCGCCGTCGAGCAGGCGAAGGCGGAGACGCTGGAGGCGGACGGGACGGCTGAGGCGAACGGGACGGCGTTGGCACTGGAGTCGGACGGGACGGCGAAGGCGGGGGAGCCGGCGGGACCGGTGGAGACGGTGGAGCCGAGGGACGCTCTCGTGGCGCTGCGGGACGTATGCGTACCCGACCGGTTGCAGCTCGCCCATCTGGACATCTCGTCCGGAGACCGGCTCCTGGTCACGGGCGACAACGGCGCCGGAAAATCGACGCTGCTGTCGCTGCTGGCCGGGCGGCTCCGCGCCGAGGGCGGGGTACGCAGGCGGCCGGGCCTTTCCGTAGGGCTGCTGGCGCAGGACACCACGTTCGAACGCCCGGACCGTACGGTGCGTGACACCTACACGTACGCACTGGGCGCCGAGCGGGCGGAAGCGGTGCCGCTCGCCTCACTGGGGCTGCTGCACGCCGCGGATCTCGGCAAACCGGTGGGGCAGCTGTCGGTGGGTCAGCGCCGCAGGCTCGCGCTGGCCCTCCTGGTGGCCCGCCCGCCGCACCTCCTGCTGCTCGACGAGCCGACGAACCACCTGTCCCCGCGCTTGTGCGACGAGCTGGAGGACGCCCTCGGCGCCGGACCGGGGACGATCGTCGTGGCCAGCCACGACCGGTGGCTGCGCGGACGCTGGAACGGCCGACGGCTGCACCTGCGCTCCGGCCGGGCGCACTCGGACGAGATCGGCGAAGCGCCACCGAGGAGGCGCCCACCGCATCTCTGA
- the abc-f gene encoding ribosomal protection-like ABC-F family protein — protein MSDASVVCSNLSFSWPDDTPVFQDLSFTVGTGRTGLVAPNGSGKSTLLKLIAGELRPTAGSVSVSGVLGYLPQSLPLAAGLTVAEVLGVAEVIRALDAVESGDVSEEHFATIGDDWDIEERTRAQLDRLGLAGLALDRGLSTLSGGQIVSLGLAAQLLKRPDVLLLDEPTNNLDLDARHKLYDVLGDWNGCLLLVSHDRALLDRMDRIAELDRGALRVYGGNFTAYEEAVQAEQEVAEKNVRNAEQELKREKRELQQARERAERRASNASRNLKNAGLPRIFAGNMKRGAQESAGRAGQMHASRVTEAKARLDEAGRAVRDEQRITLDLPATQVPAGRNLFLGEGLLVSHGERPLFAGNGVDLTVRGPERIALTGPNGAGKTTLLRLLNGDLEPDAGRIKRADSRIAYLSQRLDLLDLSRTVAENFTAFAPHRTEAERMNLLARFLFRGPRAHLPVRVLSGGERLRATLACVLCAEPAPQLLLLDEPTNNLDLVSAGQLESALASYRGAFVVVSHDERFLGRIGIDRWLRLADGELRETAAPEV, from the coding sequence ATGTCCGACGCTTCCGTCGTCTGCTCGAACCTGTCCTTCTCCTGGCCCGATGACACCCCCGTCTTCCAGGACCTCTCCTTCACCGTGGGCACCGGCCGCACGGGCCTGGTGGCGCCCAACGGGTCCGGCAAGAGCACGCTGCTCAAGCTGATCGCCGGTGAACTGCGCCCCACCGCGGGCTCCGTGTCCGTCTCCGGCGTCCTCGGCTACCTCCCGCAGAGCCTTCCGCTCGCCGCGGGGCTCACCGTGGCCGAGGTGCTGGGCGTCGCCGAGGTGATCCGCGCCCTGGACGCCGTGGAGTCCGGCGACGTGAGCGAGGAGCACTTCGCGACCATCGGCGACGACTGGGACATCGAGGAGCGCACCCGTGCCCAGCTCGACCGGCTCGGCCTGGCGGGGCTGGCCCTCGACCGCGGCCTGAGCACGCTCAGCGGCGGTCAGATCGTCTCGCTCGGCCTGGCGGCGCAGCTCCTCAAGCGTCCCGACGTGCTGCTGCTCGACGAGCCGACCAACAACCTCGACCTGGACGCGCGGCACAAGCTCTACGACGTGCTCGGGGACTGGAACGGCTGCCTGCTCCTGGTCAGCCACGACCGCGCGCTCCTGGACCGCATGGACCGCATCGCCGAACTCGACCGCGGCGCGCTGCGCGTGTACGGCGGCAACTTCACCGCGTACGAGGAAGCCGTACAGGCCGAGCAGGAGGTGGCCGAGAAGAACGTCCGCAACGCCGAGCAGGAACTCAAGCGCGAGAAGCGGGAGTTGCAGCAGGCCCGCGAGCGTGCTGAACGCCGTGCGAGCAACGCCTCCCGCAACCTCAAGAACGCGGGCCTGCCCCGTATCTTCGCCGGGAACATGAAGCGCGGCGCCCAGGAATCGGCCGGCCGGGCCGGACAGATGCACGCCTCGCGGGTCACCGAGGCCAAGGCCCGCCTGGACGAGGCGGGGCGCGCCGTACGCGACGAGCAGCGCATCACGCTGGACCTGCCCGCCACCCAGGTGCCCGCGGGACGCAACCTGTTCCTCGGCGAGGGCCTGCTCGTCAGCCACGGCGAACGGCCCCTGTTCGCGGGCAACGGCGTCGACCTGACGGTCCGGGGCCCCGAACGCATCGCGCTGACCGGCCCCAACGGCGCCGGCAAGACCACGCTGCTGCGCCTGCTCAACGGCGACCTGGAACCCGACGCGGGCCGGATCAAGCGGGCCGACAGCCGGATCGCCTACCTCTCGCAACGCCTCGACCTGCTCGACCTGTCGCGGACGGTGGCCGAGAACTTCACCGCGTTCGCCCCGCACCGTACGGAGGCGGAGCGGATGAACCTGCTCGCCCGCTTCCTCTTCCGGGGACCCCGGGCCCACCTGCCGGTGCGCGTACTGTCCGGCGGCGAGCGGCTGCGCGCCACCCTGGCGTGTGTGCTGTGCGCCGAACCGGCCCCGCAACTGCTGCTGCTGGACGAGCCGACGAACAACCTCGACCTGGTCAGCGCCGGGCAGCTGGAAAGCGCGCTGGCCTCCTACCGAGGAGCGTTCGTCGTCGTCAGCCACGACGAGCGTTTCCTCGGCCGGATCGGCATCGACCGATGGCTGCGGCTGGCCGACGGCGAGCTGCGGGAGACGGCGGCCCCCGAGGTGTGA
- a CDS encoding quinone oxidoreductase family protein, whose product MRAISIDRHGGPEVMQWTELPDPAPGKGEVLVRLAVAGVNFMDVGARTSGGPGWAAPTILGVEGMGYVTALGEGVQDFAVGDRVAWFYHVGSYAELLAIPAASLVEVPREVSDETAAAVMMQGLTAHHFITETYAVRPGDTAVVHAAAGGVGLLLTQMIKARGGRVIGLVSREEKSALAREAGADHVLVSSGGGFEEKVRELTSGEGAHVVYDGGGAATFRSSQLALRPHGVHAYYGPFMGVPSLTPTDLPQSTFLTYPVVHHHLPTREALVERSGEVFDMVREGRVIPRIGGRYALSDAARAHADLESRRTTGKLLLVP is encoded by the coding sequence ATGCGCGCGATATCCATCGACCGGCACGGTGGTCCCGAGGTCATGCAGTGGACCGAATTACCCGACCCGGCACCCGGAAAGGGCGAAGTGCTGGTGCGGCTCGCCGTCGCCGGCGTGAACTTCATGGACGTAGGGGCCCGGACGTCCGGTGGCCCCGGTTGGGCCGCTCCCACGATTCTCGGGGTCGAGGGCATGGGATATGTGACCGCTCTCGGCGAGGGCGTCCAGGATTTCGCCGTGGGCGACCGCGTGGCCTGGTTCTACCACGTCGGCAGTTATGCCGAGTTGCTCGCCATTCCCGCGGCCTCGCTGGTCGAGGTTCCACGCGAGGTGTCCGACGAGACCGCGGCCGCGGTGATGATGCAAGGCCTGACGGCCCATCACTTCATTACCGAGACGTATGCCGTCAGGCCGGGTGACACCGCCGTCGTGCATGCCGCGGCCGGCGGCGTCGGTCTGCTGCTCACGCAGATGATCAAAGCCCGTGGCGGACGGGTGATCGGGCTCGTGTCGCGGGAGGAGAAATCCGCCTTGGCCCGGGAGGCCGGAGCGGATCACGTTCTCGTCTCCAGCGGGGGCGGTTTCGAGGAGAAGGTCAGGGAATTGACGAGCGGTGAGGGCGCCCACGTGGTGTACGACGGTGGCGGCGCCGCGACCTTCCGGTCCTCGCAACTGGCCCTGCGCCCGCACGGCGTGCACGCCTATTACGGGCCGTTCATGGGCGTCCCGTCCCTCACCCCGACCGACCTGCCCCAGAGCACCTTTCTGACGTACCCCGTGGTCCACCACCACCTGCCCACGCGCGAGGCCCTGGTCGAACGCAGCGGAGAGGTCTTCGACATGGTCCGCGAAGGTCGGGTGATCCCGCGTATCGGAGGGCGCTACGCCCTGTCGGACGCCGCGCGCGCCCACGCCGATCTCGAATCCCGCAGGACCACGGGCAAACTCCTGCTCGTGCCCTGA
- a CDS encoding TetR/AcrR family transcriptional regulator gives MPLTRKGTATRQRIIEGAAAEIRREGVFAVTLDAVMRRTATSKSQLFHYFPEGKDELLLAVARHEADGVISDQQPELGALNSWPAWRSWRDKVVDRYRKQGPNCPLNAVMGQLRPSTEGARAVTAELLAQWQGELAAGIRSMQGQGEIDTGLDADRSAQALLAGIQGGVLIHITTGSLAHLEAALDQGIEFLRGSVAPPKAARQSRDAANQSGRSAEGATA, from the coding sequence ATGCCGTTGACACGTAAGGGAACTGCCACCAGGCAGCGGATCATCGAGGGCGCGGCAGCCGAGATTCGCCGGGAGGGCGTTTTCGCCGTCACGCTCGACGCGGTCATGCGGCGTACCGCGACGAGCAAGAGCCAGCTCTTCCACTATTTCCCCGAGGGAAAGGACGAGCTGCTGCTGGCCGTGGCGCGGCATGAGGCCGACGGTGTGATCAGCGATCAGCAGCCGGAACTGGGCGCGCTGAATTCCTGGCCCGCGTGGCGGAGCTGGCGTGACAAAGTGGTCGACCGGTACCGGAAGCAGGGCCCCAACTGCCCGCTCAACGCGGTGATGGGACAACTCCGACCGTCGACGGAAGGCGCCCGGGCCGTGACGGCGGAACTGCTCGCCCAGTGGCAGGGGGAACTGGCCGCAGGCATCCGCAGTATGCAGGGCCAGGGTGAGATCGATACGGGCCTGGACGCCGACCGCAGCGCTCAAGCCCTCTTGGCCGGTATTCAGGGCGGCGTGCTGATCCACATCACGACCGGCAGCCTTGCGCACCTGGAGGCCGCGTTGGACCAGGGGATCGAGTTCCTTCGGGGTTCGGTCGCGCCTCCGAAAGCCGCGCGCCAATCACGAGATGCCGCGAACCAGTCCGGACGGTCTGCCGAGGGTGCCACGGCATGA
- a CDS encoding cysteine/serine endopeptidase inhibitor, protein MRTSRRWRTLVCGVIAATGVALGTGTAQAVPIGQTMNGKMTYYNDRGYGACGTPIDATSQDLVAVSAAWWTSPNPNNDPLCAGVKVQVTYNGRTITVPVRDKCPSCASTHIDLSQAAFRKLVPAGTDMVPQVSWKFVR, encoded by the coding sequence ATGCGCACTTCCCGACGCTGGAGAACGCTGGTCTGCGGCGTGATCGCCGCCACCGGCGTCGCCCTCGGCACGGGTACGGCCCAGGCCGTACCCATCGGCCAGACCATGAACGGCAAGATGACCTACTACAACGACCGGGGCTACGGCGCCTGCGGCACGCCCATCGACGCCACCTCGCAGGACCTGGTCGCCGTCTCCGCCGCCTGGTGGACCTCGCCCAACCCCAACAACGACCCGCTCTGCGCGGGCGTGAAGGTGCAGGTCACGTACAACGGCAGGACCATCACCGTGCCGGTCAGGGACAAGTGTCCCTCCTGTGCCTCGACCCACATAGACCTCAGCCAGGCGGCCTTCCGCAAGCTGGTGCCGGCGGGCACCGACATGGTCCCGCAGGTCAGCTGGAAGTTCGTCCGCTGA
- a CDS encoding LacI family DNA-binding transcriptional regulator has protein sequence MTRRLAQVAKKVGVSEATVSRVLNGKPGVSEGTRQAVLTALDVLGYERPTQLRGERGKLIGLVLPELSNPIFPAFAEVVGGALAQRGLTPVLCTQTPGGIQETDYVDLLLQQQVSGVVFAGGLYAQADAPHDHYRLLHDRNLPVVLVNAPIPGLDFPCVSTDDAVAVEQAWRHLASLGHERIGLALGPSDHVPSRRKLAAAQAVARAAGAGLPEECVVRGMYSMEGGHAAASRLLDAGVTGIICASDIIALGAVRAARRRGLRVPLDVSVVGYDDSPLMTVTEPPLSTVRQPIDALGRAAVQLLTAQIDGGEVVRDEILFEPELVVRGSTGPVRAG, from the coding sequence ATGACGCGACGACTTGCGCAGGTGGCGAAGAAGGTGGGCGTCTCCGAGGCGACCGTCAGCCGGGTGCTGAACGGCAAGCCCGGAGTCTCGGAGGGCACCCGGCAGGCGGTCCTCACGGCCCTGGACGTGCTCGGGTACGAGCGGCCGACCCAACTGCGCGGGGAGCGCGGCAAGCTCATCGGCCTGGTGCTGCCCGAACTGTCGAACCCGATCTTCCCCGCCTTCGCCGAGGTCGTGGGCGGCGCCCTCGCCCAGCGCGGGCTGACGCCCGTGCTCTGCACCCAGACGCCGGGCGGCATCCAGGAGACGGACTACGTGGATCTCCTGCTCCAGCAGCAGGTCTCCGGTGTGGTGTTCGCGGGCGGGCTGTACGCCCAGGCGGACGCGCCGCACGACCACTACCGGCTGCTGCACGACCGCAACCTGCCGGTGGTACTGGTCAACGCGCCGATCCCGGGGCTCGACTTCCCCTGTGTCTCCACCGACGACGCGGTCGCGGTGGAACAGGCCTGGCGCCACCTCGCCTCGCTCGGACACGAGCGGATCGGTCTGGCGCTCGGCCCGTCCGACCATGTGCCCTCGCGGCGCAAGCTGGCCGCCGCGCAGGCCGTGGCGCGGGCCGCGGGCGCCGGGTTGCCGGAGGAGTGCGTGGTGCGCGGGATGTACTCGATGGAGGGCGGCCACGCGGCGGCCTCCCGGCTGCTGGACGCCGGGGTGACCGGCATCATCTGCGCCAGCGACATCATCGCCCTGGGCGCGGTGCGCGCCGCGCGCCGGCGCGGACTGCGGGTTCCGCTGGACGTGTCGGTGGTCGGGTACGACGACTCGCCGCTGATGACCGTCACGGAGCCGCCGCTGTCGACCGTACGGCAGCCGATCGACGCGCTGGGCCGCGCCGCCGTACAGCTGCTGACGGCGCAGATCGACGGCGGGGAAGTGGTCCGCGACGAGATTCTCTTCGAGCCGGAACTCGTCGTACGGGGGTCCACGGGGCCCGTTCGGGCGGGGTGA
- a CDS encoding ABC transporter substrate-binding protein has protein sequence MSSTRSRPIALASAAVVSLAALTACGTSSDGTGSAPGGKVTLAVNGQPPTTQAFERKLFDRHVAQFEKTHPDIDIVPHEGFMDPKTFNAKLAGGQLEDVFYVYFTDTRGLIEKHQAADLTGRLKGMPHRGDVQDALMKVFQDADGRQYGLPTANYSMGLLYNRTLFAKAGLDPDKPPRTWTEVRAAAKKIAGLGDNTVGYADFSKNNQGGWHFTAGLYSRGGRIATERDGKWKAAFNSAAGRATLRDLHAMRWQDGSMGSRQLLQAEDAQRMMGSGKLGMYLSAADNITVIAKQFGGAYRDYGLAPVPDARSTLIGGEGYMINPKASPEKIEAGLKWLQWKYLNPDLVEQNVRDNVASGLPVGLPMPPTPDIWKGTVRERVEQAKRKYANVPVRNYQPFMDAAPHVPGVVEPPEAQQVYAVLDTVMQAVLTREDADIDALLAAAEKRVDQIYSAL, from the coding sequence ATGTCATCCACGAGAAGCCGCCCCATCGCGCTCGCCTCCGCCGCCGTCGTGTCCCTGGCCGCGCTCACCGCCTGCGGCACCAGCAGCGACGGCACCGGGAGCGCGCCGGGCGGCAAGGTGACGCTCGCCGTCAACGGGCAGCCGCCCACCACGCAGGCGTTCGAGCGCAAGCTCTTCGACCGGCACGTGGCGCAGTTCGAGAAGACCCACCCGGACATCGACATCGTCCCGCACGAGGGCTTCATGGACCCGAAGACGTTCAACGCGAAGCTGGCCGGCGGCCAGTTGGAGGACGTCTTCTACGTCTATTTCACCGACACCCGCGGCCTGATCGAGAAGCACCAGGCGGCCGACCTCACCGGCCGCCTCAAGGGCATGCCGCACCGTGGCGATGTGCAGGACGCGTTGATGAAGGTGTTCCAGGACGCCGACGGCCGCCAGTACGGGCTGCCGACCGCCAACTACTCGATGGGCCTGCTCTATAACCGCACACTGTTCGCGAAGGCCGGACTCGACCCCGACAAGCCGCCGAGGACCTGGACGGAGGTCCGCGCCGCGGCCAAGAAGATCGCGGGGCTCGGTGACAACACCGTCGGCTACGCCGACTTCTCCAAGAACAACCAGGGCGGCTGGCACTTCACCGCCGGGCTGTACTCGCGCGGCGGCCGCATCGCCACCGAGCGGGACGGCAAGTGGAAAGCGGCGTTCAACTCGGCGGCGGGCAGGGCCACCCTCCGCGACCTGCACGCCATGCGCTGGCAGGACGGCTCGATGGGCAGCAGGCAACTGCTCCAGGCCGAGGACGCGCAGCGGATGATGGGCAGCGGCAAGCTCGGGATGTACCTCTCCGCCGCCGACAACATCACCGTCATCGCCAAGCAGTTCGGCGGCGCGTACCGGGACTACGGTCTCGCGCCCGTCCCCGACGCCAGGTCGACCCTGATCGGTGGCGAGGGCTACATGATCAACCCCAAGGCGTCGCCGGAGAAGATCGAGGCCGGCCTCAAGTGGCTCCAGTGGAAGTACCTCAACCCGGACCTCGTCGAGCAGAACGTCCGGGACAACGTCGCGTCCGGACTGCCCGTCGGGCTCCCCATGCCGCCCACCCCCGACATCTGGAAGGGCACCGTCCGCGAACGGGTGGAGCAGGCCAAGCGCAAGTACGCCAACGTCCCCGTCCGCAACTACCAGCCCTTCATGGACGCGGCGCCCCACGTTCCGGGCGTGGTCGAGCCACCGGAGGCCCAGCAGGTCTACGCGGTGCTCGACACCGTGATGCAGGCGGTGCTCACCAGAGAGGACGCCGATATCGACGCGCTTCTCGCCGCCGCCGAGAAGCGGGTCGACCAGATCTACAGCGCGCTGTGA
- a CDS encoding carbohydrate ABC transporter permease → MATAPLLEKPAPSPPTPAERQRRAARLRRSVHEQLTAYGFLCAAVVLFALFSWWPIIRNVLLSFQHVNFATGGTWAGTANFEKLLSDPLLATAWRNTALFTAYALILGFFVPFLTAVLLNEFRHARAYFRILIYLPVMLPPVVVALLWKWFYDPGPGLFNEVLRTLHLPAADWLDSSSTSLISLVIVSTWANMGTATLIYLAALQTIPGELYEAAELDGANLWQRLRHVTIPQTRFVLLVLLLLQVVATMQVFTEPYVMTGGGPEDSTVTVMFLIYRYAFVYNDFGTASALSLLLLLVLAAFSALYLRVTRHAKED, encoded by the coding sequence ATGGCCACCGCGCCCTTGCTGGAGAAGCCGGCGCCCTCGCCGCCAACCCCTGCGGAGCGGCAGCGGCGCGCCGCCCGCCTCCGCCGCTCCGTCCACGAGCAGCTGACCGCGTACGGGTTCCTGTGCGCCGCAGTGGTCCTCTTCGCGCTGTTCTCGTGGTGGCCGATCATCCGCAATGTGCTGCTGAGCTTCCAGCACGTCAACTTCGCCACCGGCGGCACCTGGGCGGGCACCGCCAACTTCGAGAAGCTCCTCAGCGACCCGCTGCTGGCCACGGCCTGGCGCAACACCGCGCTGTTCACCGCGTACGCGCTGATTCTGGGTTTCTTCGTACCGTTCCTGACCGCGGTGCTGCTCAACGAGTTCCGGCACGCCCGCGCGTACTTCCGGATCCTGATCTATCTCCCGGTGATGCTGCCACCGGTGGTCGTGGCGCTGCTGTGGAAGTGGTTCTACGACCCGGGCCCCGGACTGTTCAACGAGGTCCTGCGCACCCTCCACCTGCCGGCCGCCGACTGGCTGGACTCCTCGTCGACCTCACTGATCTCCCTGGTGATCGTCTCCACCTGGGCCAACATGGGCACCGCCACCCTGATCTACCTGGCCGCGCTCCAGACCATTCCCGGCGAACTGTACGAGGCGGCGGAGCTGGACGGCGCGAACCTGTGGCAGCGGCTGCGCCACGTCACGATCCCGCAGACCCGGTTCGTGCTGCTGGTCCTCCTGCTCCTCCAGGTCGTCGCGACGATGCAGGTGTTCACCGAGCCGTATGTGATGACCGGCGGCGGGCCCGAGGACTCCACGGTCACGGTGATGTTCCTCATCTACCGCTACGCCTTCGTCTACAACGACTTCGGCACCGCGAGCGCGCTCAGCCTGCTGCTGCTCCTCGTCCTGGCCGCCTTCTCCGCCCTCTACCTGCGTGTCACACGCCACGCCAAGGAGGACTGA